In Plasmodium gaboni strain SY75 chromosome 14, whole genome shotgun sequence, one genomic interval encodes:
- a CDS encoding hypothetical protein (conserved Plasmodium protein, unknown function): MGLYNIKRRMDENHKEHHFKYKSPYKFDSNKKKTINISGELKMQTINRIKKKIPSYNKEYVLEKKKYISNSAVPDIFDISTYYANEKRKEKQKRLSILNKNKHNNNNNNKNICSIKKERMLNNKLCKYAHIKNKNKLKYYKYTTNQILFKIKSFNEKKTNHYKHNLDKIHSNNNKTVKNKLNNQTYHSEKKNIISAPVLSNNNIKFEKFNHKSPIKKDNLYNKEKILKQEENVYTCFIPINKKCPKQDEKIYNMDLIKNLKYLDTKMKNYINEQIKYYGENWRQEYIIDLYFFIKKNYHKKDYSSDIFERNKPISYYPYKYKSSQNNEKQKYKMLNKILSTNSCKENKNYLLTEYSLQFLNLVDTYNIIDENCDNIITENNIDQLLNKKQNLIKKLNEFKLDERKYFFPFYQVYTYLKNQQHIFENILKQKKMKYKINHKKITNIQNNDYFHCNELIQIELKIIRFLNNFQQIIKKKHKEKDQNNILPNIKYDETILSNMYKLIKMVNEVTSILKIKLNK; encoded by the exons atgggattatataatattaaaagaagaatGGATGAAAACCACAAGGAACAtcattttaaatataaaagtcCTTATAAATTTGATAgtaacaaaaaaaagacaaTTAATATATCTGGAGAATTAAAAATGCAAACGATAAATcgaattaaaaaaaaaattccttcctataataaagaatatgttctagaaaaaaaaaaatatatatctaataGTGCTGTTCCTgatatatttgatatatcAACTTATTACGCtaatgaaaaaagaaaagaaaaacaaaaacGTTTAAgtattttaaataaaaataaacataataataataataataataagaatatatgtagtataaaaaaagaacgTATGTTAAACAATAAACTTTGCAAATATGcacatataaaaaataagaataaactaaaatattataaatacacaaccaatcaaatattatttaaaataaaatcctttaatgaaaaaaaaacaaatcATTACAAACATAATTTGGATAAAATTcattcaaataataataaaacagttaaaaataaattgaACAATCAAACTTACCATtctgaaaaaaaaaatatcatatcAGCACCTGTTctttcaaataataatataaaatttgaAAAGTTTAATCATAAATCTCCAATTAAAAAGGacaatttatataataaagaaaaaatattaaagcAAGAAGAAAATGTATATACTTGTTTTATAcctataaataaaaaatgtcCAAAGCaagatgaaaaaatatacaacatggatcttattaaaaatttaaaatatttagatacaaaaatgaaaaattatataaatgagCAAATAAAATACTATGGTGAGAACTGGAGAcaagaatatattattgatttatatttttttattaaaaagaattatcACAAAAAGGATTATTCATCAGATATATTCGAAAg aaatAAGCCCATTTCATATTATCCCTACAAATATAAGAGTTCACAAAATAAcgaaaaacaaaaatataaaatgttaaataaaattttatcaACCAACTCATGTAAGGAAAACaagaattatttattaacTGAATATTCTCTTCAATTTCTAAATCTTGTGgatacatataatattatagatGAAAATTGCGACAATATAATTACAGAGAATAATATAGACcaattattaaataaaaaacaaaatttaataaaaaaattaaatgaattCAAATTAGatgaaagaaaatattttttcccATTTTATCAAGTTTATActtatttaaaaaatcaacaacatatatttgaaaatatattaaaacaaaaaaaaatgaaatataaaataaatcataagaaaataacaaacatacaaaataatgattattttCATTGCAATGAATTAATTCAAAttgaattaaaaattataagaTTTCTTAACAATTTTCAACAaatcattaaaaaaaagcaTAAAGAGAAGGACcaaaataatatacttCCTAATATCAAATATGATGAGACTATACTTTCTAATATGTATAAACTCATCAAAATGGTAAATGAAGTGACAAGTATATTAAAGATAAAATTAAACaaatag